The proteins below are encoded in one region of Brassica napus cultivar Da-Ae chromosome A6, Da-Ae, whole genome shotgun sequence:
- the LOC106408935 gene encoding uncharacterized protein LOC106408935 isoform X2 has translation MISDSITNASASAAPSARDMGKKKRTNRAAKLKQSKLGLRREQWLSQGDKEETVPNRKTVVQRDLPVEKLNEQRGEGEAHHHESFIESLSNSPNSTLSGINSIPNFCSGSSSGSGGSCSGNITEEEDAADDDGCLDDWEAFADALAADDEKHEKKKENPPEEHVSVKQSASLRDSVSGSNVAVRDVKPSRKQKSNQAWRADDKLRPQGLPNLGKQRSFPVMNLHFSSAAVPSSCPICYEDLDLTDSNFLPCPCGFRLCLFCHKTICDGDGRCPGCRKPYEKNTIKVETSVQNGGLTIRLARSSSMFCRS, from the exons ATGATTTCTGATTCGATCACCAACGCATCTGCTTCTGCAGCCCCAAGCGCGAGGGACATGGGGAAGAAGAAAAGG ACCAACAGGGCGGCCAAATTGAAACAGAGCAAGCTAGGTCTCCGCCGTGAGCAATGGCTTTCTCAAG gggataaggaggagacggtTCCCAATCGGAAAACCGTTGTTCAGAGAGATCTTCCCGTTGAGAAGTTAAATGAGCAGCGTGGAGAAGGAGAAGCACATCATCACGAGAGCTTTATAGAGTCGCTTTCGAACAGCCCCAACAGTACCCTGAGTGGTATAAACTCAATCCCCAATTTCTGCAGCGGCAGTAGCAGTGGGAGTGGTGGCTCTTGCTCTGGTAATATAACAGAGGAAGAGGATGCTGCTGATGATGACGGTTGTTTGGATGACTGGGAGGCTTTTGCTGATGCTTTAGCAGCTGATGATGAAAAgcatgagaagaagaaggagaatccTCCTGAAGAGCATGTGAGTGTCAAGCAATCAGCTTCTCTTAGGGATTCAGTCAGTGGATCTAATGTGGCTGTAAGGGATGTGAAGCCGTCAAGGAAGCAAAAGAGCAACCAGGCGTGGAGGGCTGACGATAAGCTCCGTCCCCAGGGTCTGCCTAATTTGGGAAAGCAGCGTAGCTTTCCGGTCATGAACTTGCATTTTAGTTCTGCGGCGGTGCCATCTTCATGCCCCATTTGCTACGAAGATCTGGACTTGACAGACTCTAATTTCTTGCCGTGTCCTTGTGGATTCCGGCTCTGTCTTTTCTGCCACAAGACGATCTGCGACGGAGATGGGCGTTGTCCAGGTTGCAGGAAGCCATATGAAAAGAACACAATCAAGGTTGAGACCAGTGTTCAAAATGGTGGTCTGACTATTCGGCTTGCTCGTTCCTCTAGCATGTTTTGCAGGTCATGA
- the LOC106408935 gene encoding uncharacterized protein LOC106408935 isoform X1 — MISDSITNASASAAPSARDMGKKKRTNRAAKLKQSKLGLRREQWLSQVAMINKGDKEETVPNRKTVVQRDLPVEKLNEQRGEGEAHHHESFIESLSNSPNSTLSGINSIPNFCSGSSSGSGGSCSGNITEEEDAADDDGCLDDWEAFADALAADDEKHEKKKENPPEEHVSVKQSASLRDSVSGSNVAVRDVKPSRKQKSNQAWRADDKLRPQGLPNLGKQRSFPVMNLHFSSAAVPSSCPICYEDLDLTDSNFLPCPCGFRLCLFCHKTICDGDGRCPGCRKPYEKNTIKVETSVQNGGLTIRLARSSSMFCRS, encoded by the exons ATGATTTCTGATTCGATCACCAACGCATCTGCTTCTGCAGCCCCAAGCGCGAGGGACATGGGGAAGAAGAAAAGG ACCAACAGGGCGGCCAAATTGAAACAGAGCAAGCTAGGTCTCCGCCGTGAGCAATGGCTTTCTCAAG TTGCGATGATCAACAAaggggataaggaggagacggtTCCCAATCGGAAAACCGTTGTTCAGAGAGATCTTCCCGTTGAGAAGTTAAATGAGCAGCGTGGAGAAGGAGAAGCACATCATCACGAGAGCTTTATAGAGTCGCTTTCGAACAGCCCCAACAGTACCCTGAGTGGTATAAACTCAATCCCCAATTTCTGCAGCGGCAGTAGCAGTGGGAGTGGTGGCTCTTGCTCTGGTAATATAACAGAGGAAGAGGATGCTGCTGATGATGACGGTTGTTTGGATGACTGGGAGGCTTTTGCTGATGCTTTAGCAGCTGATGATGAAAAgcatgagaagaagaaggagaatccTCCTGAAGAGCATGTGAGTGTCAAGCAATCAGCTTCTCTTAGGGATTCAGTCAGTGGATCTAATGTGGCTGTAAGGGATGTGAAGCCGTCAAGGAAGCAAAAGAGCAACCAGGCGTGGAGGGCTGACGATAAGCTCCGTCCCCAGGGTCTGCCTAATTTGGGAAAGCAGCGTAGCTTTCCGGTCATGAACTTGCATTTTAGTTCTGCGGCGGTGCCATCTTCATGCCCCATTTGCTACGAAGATCTGGACTTGACAGACTCTAATTTCTTGCCGTGTCCTTGTGGATTCCGGCTCTGTCTTTTCTGCCACAAGACGATCTGCGACGGAGATGGGCGTTGTCCAGGTTGCAGGAAGCCATATGAAAAGAACACAATCAAGGTTGAGACCAGTGTTCAAAATGGTGGTCTGACTATTCGGCTTGCTCGTTCCTCTAGCATGTTTTGCAGGTCATGA